A window of the Dictyostelium discoideum AX4 chromosome 4 chromosome, whole genome shotgun sequence genome harbors these coding sequences:
- the rab1D gene encoding Rab GTPase, whose product MSMAPEHDFFFKILLIGDSGVGKSCLLLRFADDSWTDTHISTIGVDFKIKTLNLDGKTIKLQIWDTAGQERFRTITSSYYRGAQGIILVYDCTDQDSFTNVKQWMGEIDRYACENVNKLLVGNKTDLVNEKVVDSNQAKSFAESYGIPFIETSAKNATNVEECFISMARDIKNRLADIQETPKPDEVDIKSKNKTKSGGKKSFC is encoded by the exons ATGTCTATGGCACCAGAACA cgattttttctttaaaattcttttaattggtgataGTGGTGTTGGTAAATCATGTTTATTACTTAGATTTGCT gATGATTCGTGGACCGACACACATATTTCAACAATTGGTGTagatttcaaaattaaaacattaaatCTTGATGGTAAAAccataaaattacaaatc tgGGATACCGCAGGACAAGAAAGATTTAGAACTATTACATCATCATACTATCGTGGTGCTCAAGGTATTATTCTTGTTTATGATTGCACTGATCAAGATTCATTTACAAATGTTAAACAATGGATGGGTGAAATCGATAGATATGCTTGCGAAAATGTTAATAAACTTTTAGTTGGTAACAAAACTGATTTAGTAAACGAAAAAGTTGTCGATTCAAATCAAGCTAAA tcaTTTGCAGAAAGTTATGGTATTCCATTCATTGAAACTAGTGCTAAGAATGCAACAAATGTTGAAGAATGTTTTATTTCAATGGCaagagatattaaaaatagactTGCAGATATTCAAGAAACACCAAAACCAGACGAAGTTGatatcaaatcaaaaaataaaacaaagaGTGGAGGTAAAAAATCCTTttgttaa
- a CDS encoding RabGAP/TBC domain-containing protein encodes MACTEEEFTELLSGEVFIDMDKLIAISRHGIPDKVRPEVWKYLLGISKTDKSEEERVKKQQQQEYKEIDKNDSETTKKIRAHLKRYQNFNRDKSDTRIKIDWQSVEIRNKIENIIISYNNYNNDIEYSFGMLAILGPFISTLQTESDIFFCFAAMMKKIEENLQNESLTLKLSRFIMYFRSVLPELFSHFEEEEINSNDWATSWIQNYLSCELPIECTLRLWDTYLSGRLGLDLHVYVCLAILTNFSEELLELEHSEILSFLQHLPGIDIDQIIAQAYNIFDDIRANNEL; translated from the exons ATGGCATGTACAGAAGAAGAATTTACAGAATTACTCAGTGGTGAAGTATTTATTGATATGGATAAATTAATTGCAATATCAAGACATGGAATACCTGATAAAGTTAGACCAGAAGTTTGGAAATATTTATTAGGTATTTCAAAAACAGATaaat caGAAGAAGAAAGAgttaaaaaacaacaacaacaagaatataaagaaattgataaaaatgattcaGAAACTACTAAAAAGATAAGAGCCCATTTAAAGAGGtatcaaaattttaataggGATAAATCAGATACAAGGATAAAAATCGATTGGCAAAGTGTTgaaattagaaataaaattgaaaatattattatctcttacaataattataataatgatatagaGTATTCATTTGGTATGTTAGCGATATTAGGTCCATTCATATCTACCCTTCAAACTGAAAGTGATATATTCTTTTGTTTTGCTGcaatgatgaaaaaaattgaagagaatttacaaaatgaaagtttaactttaaaattatcaagatTTATAATGTATTTTAGATCTGTATTACCAGAATT atTTAGTCAttttgaagaagaagaaattaatagtaatgattGGGCAACAAGTTggattcaaaattatttatcatgtgaattaccaattgaatGTACACTTAGATTATGGGATACTTATTTGTCTGGTAGATTAGGTTTGGATTTACATGTTTATGTTTGTTTAGcaattttaacaaatttctctgaagaattattagaattgGAACATAGTGAAATCTTATCTTTTCTTCAACATTTACCTGGTATTGATATTGATCAAATTATAGCTCAAGcttataatatttttgatgatattagagctaataatgaattataa
- the colD gene encoding Cna B-type domain-containing protein, with protein sequence MIKVFKDLKFLILITIILLNLKSINCKIIYGDSVSFERVLSPQLGKNITLPWGKDKVIHLCNPHGEESIPVLVSNNIPLGKLASNDENFLAIFGNQSFARLLAHFNCKKTEETCIRLRTDLPVFTSCLLIGSVDGFDHVTFNSSLSGVPTNMNSWNVDTVGKFSNNLTSAGRIIVKNDNNQISLGCFEEGDKNNLNYILMHPNNPIDTIDICYKSFNEESEYVLYGLVECGDTSKSSFSISGYVFFDKYYSSSRINNPPVAGQIVYIQQKNGVVYDLDGKRVNQTITDARGFYYFNNIPGGDYQVYITPSDPDTLYSPDVDSNLQDPYTNKATNGSIETYIYINGSGVVPVSKTNFDDIKLTSVYVIREMNIGILPKNISMEGLVFIDYNANGQMDTAVTNTSAQDKPYSGVRVQLLDENRVVRDVITGDDGIFSFPDVPYVSTGYIAVIYTPSGNVMTNYPFPPSPLAGEIINLEIVPNNILLVGLINNENYCQDSPLMAIICYANQGYNESHADDPVLITFPSNANKHLYNMPHGTVQHIATHKEIGSVYGVGVDRVNGDIYTSAFMKYYSGFGPSGTGAIYKSTTKNNDYQTSLYFDLNKAMNQEDYCGTDSHIYPMDNYDGGVEKVGKIAFGDLDIHNGSLYTIALATKELLRVSISDPRDFQLYNIYNPCIEEPDDWRPFALGLRHGNIIIGGVCSKESDSTNIPVGYIMEMSGNILLTVPMDFPRGCKSFGGSFCIPGEYSAWSSVYFESQPWISDLTMDGEDMIISIRDRGGDLDRDVGTYDMLRACFDGDQLILENSGICGGVPGAHLLPSGYFGTPDGINSGEYYNDNFYYPTDNDGHDNVASTSGVVIPGYHTLFGSSLDIDSVGQGTVKVWDNKNGLLLYGIGVYLQSNENPTNNFGKANGLGDMEPICYNYIK encoded by the coding sequence atgataaaagtatttaaagatttaaaatttttaattttaataaccataatattattaaatttaaaaagtataaattgtaaaattatttatggaGATTCAGTATCATTTGAAAGAGTATTATCACCACAACTTGGTAAGAATATTACGTTGCCATGGGGTAAAGATAAGGTAATTCATTTGTGTAATCCACATGGAGAAGAATCTATACCAGTTTTAGTTTCAAACAATATACCATTGGGTAAACTTGcttcaaatgatgaaaatttcTTGGCAATTTTTGGAAACCAATCATTTGCTAGATTGTTGGCTCATTTTAATTGTAAGAAAACAGAGGAAACTTGTATTAGATTACGTACTGATTTGCCAGTATTTACAAGTTGTCTTTTAATTGGTTCAGTTGATGGGTTTGATCATGTTACTTTCAATTCATCGTTGAGTGGTGTACCAACCAATATGAATTCATGGAATGTGGATACCGTtggtaaattttcaaataatcttACAAGTGCTGGTAGAATTATAGTAAAGaatgataataatcaaatttcaTTGGGTTGCTTTGAAGAAGGtgataaaaacaatttgaacTATATTTTAATGCATCCAAATAATCCAATTGATACCATTGATATATgttataaatcatttaatgaaGAATCAGAGTATGTTTTATATGGCCTAGTGGAATGTGGTGATACTTCAAAATCTTCATTCTCTATTAGTGGCTATGTTTTCtttgataaatattataGTAGTTCGCGAATTAATAATCCACCTGTTGCTGGTCAAATTGTATATATTCAACAAAAAAATGGTGTGGTTTATGATTTAGATGGTAAACGTGTAAATCAAACAATTACAGATGCAAGAGgtttctattattttaataatattccaGGTGGTGATTATCAAGTTTACATTACACCAAGTGATCCAGATACACTATATAGTCCTGATGTTGATTCAAATTTACAAGATCCATATACAAACAAAGCAACCAATGGTTCAATTGAAACCTATATCTATATCAATGGAAGTGGTGTTGTACCAGTTAGTAAAACCAATTTCgatgatattaaattaacatCGGTTTATGTTATTCGTGAAATGAATATTGGTATCTTACCAAAGAATATTTCAATGGAAGGTTTGGTTTTCATTGATTATAATGCCAATGGTCAAATGGATACTGCCGTTACCAATACCTCTGCTCAAGATAAACCATACTCTGGTGTAAGAGTACAATTACTAGATGAAAATAGAGTTGTAAGAGATGTTATCactggtgatgatggtattTTCAGTTTTCCAGATGTTCCATATGTCTCAACTGGATATATTGCAGTGATTTACACACCAAGTGGTAATGTAATGACAAATTATCCATTCccaccatcaccattggCTGGTGAAATTATAAACTTGGAGATTGtaccaaataatatattattggtcggtttaattaataatgaaaactATTGTCAAGATTCACCATTGATGGCAATTATTTGTTATGCAAATCAAGGTTATAATGAATCACATGCTGATGATCCAGTTTTAATTACATTCCCATCCAATGCAAATAAACATCTCTATAATATGCCACATGGTACAGTTCAACATATTGCCACACATAAAGAAATTGGTTCAGTTtatggtgttggtgttgatagAGTGAATGGTGATATTTATACAAGTGCATTTATGAAATACTATTCTGGATTTGGACCAAGTGGAACAGGTGCAATTTATAAATCTACAACTAAAAACAATGATTATCAAACttcattatattttgatttgaataAAGCAATGAATCAAGAGGATTATTGTGGTACAGACTCACATATTTATCCAATGGATAATTATGATGGAGGTGTTGAAAAGGTTGGAAAGATTGCATTTGGTGATTTAGATATTCACAATGGTTCACTCTATACCATTGCATTGGCAACCAAAGAGTTGTTAAGAGTTTCAATTTCAGATCCAAGAGATTTCCAACTTTATAATATCTATAATCCATGTATTGAAGAACCAGATGATTGGCGTCCATTTGCATTGGGATTACGTCATGGTAATATAATTATTGGTGGTGTTTGTTCTAAAGAATCTGATTCAACCAATATACCAGTTGGTTATATTATGGAAATGAGtggtaatattttattaactgTTCCAATGGATTTCCCAAGAGGTTGTAAATCATTTGGTGGTTCATTCTGTATTCCAGGTGAATATTCAGCTTGGTCAAGTGTTTATTTCGAATCACAACCTTGGATTTCAGATTTAACAATGGATGGTGAAGATATGATAATTTCAATTCGTGATCGTGGTGGTGATTTAGATCGTGATGTTGGTACCTATGATATGTTAAGAGCTTGCTTTGATGGTGATCAATTAATACTTGAGAATAGTGGAATTTGTGGAGGTGTTCCTGGTGCTCATCTATTACCTTCTGGTTATTTCGGTACACCTGACGGTATCAATAGTGGTGAATATTACAATGATAATTTCTATTATCCAACTGATAATGATGGTCATGATAATGTAGCTTCGACTTCTGGTGTTGTAATTCCAGGTTATCATACTCTCTTTGGTTCTTCATTAGATATCGATAGTGTTGGACAAGGTACTGTTAAAGTTTgggataataaaaatggtcTATTACTATATGGTATTGGTGTTTATCTTCAAAGTAATGAAAAtccaacaaataattttggtaaaGCAAATGGTTTAGGTGATATGGAACCAATttgttataattatattaaataa
- the eif5a gene encoding eukaryotic translation initiation factor 5A: MSDNEALDVEDYAQAGSGASLTFPIQCSALRKNGFVVIKGFPCKIVDMSTSKTGKHGHAKVNITAIDIFTGKKYEEICPSTHNIDVPNVSRKEYTVMDVQDGYLSLLDAGGEVKEDLALPEDDIGKEITQMLKEGKEPLVSVISALGKEGVVSVKVSNN, encoded by the coding sequence atgtcAGATAACGAAGCTTTAGATGTCGAAGACTACGCCCAAGCCGGTTCAGGTGCTTCATTAACCTTCCCAATTCAATGTTCAGCATTAAGAAAGAACGGTTTCGTCGTCATTAAAGGTTTCCCATGTAAGATTGTTGATATGTCAACTTCCAAAACCGGTAAACACGGTCACGCCAAAGTTAACATCACTGCTATCGATATCTTCACTGGTAAGAAATACGAAGAAATTTGCCCATCAACTCACAACATTGATGTACCAAATGTCAGCAGAAAGGAATACACCGTTATGGATGTTCAAGATGGTTACTTATCACTCTTGGATGCTGGTGGTGAAGTCAAAGAAGATCTTGCCCTCCCAGAAGATGATATTGGTAAAGAAATTACCCAAATGTTAAAAGAAGGTAAAGAGCCATTAGTTTCAGTCATCTCTGCTTTAGGTAAAGAAGGTGTCGTCTCTGTTAAAGTCAGcaacaattaa
- a CDS encoding vacuolar sorting protein 9 domain-containing protein, whose translation MWFAQSLTSTSYSNNTNSNNNNNNNNNNNNNNNPNNNPNNPNNNNNNPNNPNNNNNMTKTLSNDDIINNGISSSQSYDSLSNLDIENSDTKSTSSSSSLNKQHQRSGSTSGSASGSVGNEQYESIRIGNGSVSAIITLEESTKERANFYTKLKHKNAIDIRRSLLNFVTQFSTNGPSLIEEQGHTIITYTRELEHWVLSLPLWANAGEAEVEGIRDGIEKYIMGKLYHCTFPPARLGGLELTEGNIVSEGSLIPTEEDLKLFKHITIHGFLEPQHLDIQQFINSNEQRQNLAISELRKINTYKTPRDKMVCVYNCCKVIFKLLKSVNPNGNPSGADEFLPILIYVVLKSNPIMLKSNITYVNTFRDQSRMMTEIACYFTHLVSAVSFIENITTPVDLTIEESEFYRLRDKFELELPLKLHPEMLKRLNYKPPTNLQILNSTINNNNNNINNNNNNNNNNNTNNLNVKSPTIKPTTNASSTLPPLPHSRGHSRHSSTNNNNNSQLNQQNFGDIDTLINSNINSNINSNNSPSVVNEQFIVYQDNIELEKRYEFLNYQTDDIKIGQISKLLEDYKKLVIENNILKLKLNSNNNNLGNNNNNIISNQNNQNNQNNQNNHSRQNSGGGYHISEPPSLSSSPALSRNQSWASNSLPISPNLISKQINQPSTPPTSTTPNNNNNSGGSSAITSKSIKEVEDEKDEKKSLFQKQTEESSLTNSPTISSSSLLD comes from the exons atgtggTTTGCTCAAAGTCTTACTAGTACTagttatagtaataatacgaacagcaataataataataataataataataataataataataataataatccaaataataatccaaataatccaaataataataataataatccaaataatccaaataataataataatatgacaaaaactttatcaaatgatgatataattaataatggtatttCAAGTTCACAATCATatgattcattatcaaatttagatATTGAAAACTCTGACACtaaatcaacatcatcatcttcatcactCAATAAACAACATCAACGTAGTGGTAGTACAAGTGGTAGTGCAAGTGGTAGTGTTGGTAATGAACAATATGAATCAATTAGAATTGGTAATGGTTCTGTATCTGCTATCATTACATTGGAGGAAAGTACTAAAGAAAGAGCAAATTTCtatacaaaattaaaacataaaaatgCAATCGATATAAGAAGAAGTTtattaaa ttTTGTTACACAATTTTCAACAAATGGACCAAGCTTAATTGAAGAACAAGGTCATACAATAATTACATATACAAGAGAATTAGAGCATTGGGTACTAAGTTTACCATTATGGGCAAATGCAGGTGAAGCTGAGGTTGAAGGTATTAGAGATGgtattgaaaaatatattatgGGTAAATTATATCATTG tacaTTTCCACCAGCAAGATTAGGAGGATTAGAATTAACAGAAGGTAATATAGTTTCAGAAGGATCATTAATACCAACAGaagaagatttaaaattatttaaacataTAACGATACATGGATTTTTAGAACCTCAACATTTAGATATACAACAATTTATAAACTCAAATGAACAACGTCAAAATTTAGCCATTTCAGAGTTACGTAAAATCAATACCTATAAAACACCAAGAGATAAGATGGTTTGTGTTTATAATTGTTGTAAGGTGATTTTCAAACTTTTGAAATCAGTTAATCCCAATGGTAATCCATCAGGTGCTGATGAATTCTTACCAATTCTAATCTATGtagttttaaaatcaaatccaATAATGTTGAAATCAAATATAACCTATGTCAATACCTTTAGAGATCAATCAAGAATGATGACAGAGATAGCATGTTATTTCACTCATTTGGTTTCCGCTGTAtcttttattgaaaatattacaaCACCAGTGGATTTAACAATTGAAGAATCTGAATTCTATAGATTAcgtgataaatttgaattagaattacctttaaaattacatcCTGAAAtgttaaaaagattaaattataaaccaccaacaaatttacaaattttaaattcaactattaataataataataataatataaataataacaataataataataataataataatacaaataatttaaatgttaaATCCCCAACAataaaaccaacaacaaatgcATCATCAACATTACCACCTTTACCACATTCTAGAGGTCATTCAAGACATTcatcaactaataataataataacagtcaattaaatcaacaaaattttGGAGATATTGATACTTTAATCAACAGTAATatcaatagtaatattaatagtaataatagtccAAGTGTTGTTAATGAACAATTTATAGTTTATCaagataatattgaattagaAAAGAgatatgaatttttaaattatcaaactgatgatattaaaattggtcaaatttcaaaattattagaagattataaaaaattagttattgaaaataatattttaaaattaaaattaaatagtaataataataatctaggtaataataataataatattatttcaaatcaaaataatcaaaataatcaaaataatcaaaataatcatagTCGTCaaaatagtggtggtggatATCATATTTCAGAACCACcatctttatcatcatcaccagcaTTAAGTCGTAATCAATCATGGGcttcaaattcattaccaatttcaccaaatttaatttcaaaacaaattaatcaaCCATCAACTCCACCAACCTCAACAAccccaaataataataataatagtggtggtagtagtgctataacttcaaaatcaattaaagaagtAGAGgatgaaaaagatgaaaaaaaatcattatttcaaaaacaaaCTGAAGAGTCATCATTAACAAATAGTCCAACtatttcatcttcatctttattAGATTAG
- a CDS encoding HMG-I and HMG-Y, DNA-binding domain-containing protein, which produces MSTPTLPNLSQLHGIQNQSLQQQQQQQPQQQQQPQQQQQQQQPQQTMQQPIQNLHQQAPQMQQPQYNLHTTLPPPLMNPNGLGLMGHNMMGGGNNGNNSGNNNGQPQMHGTNLNGLSLAIQNQSSLPQPINNNNNNNNNNSNINNNNNNSNNNNNNNNSNLGINSSPTQSSANSADKRSRGRPRKNPPSEPKDTSGPKRKRGRPPKMDEEGNPQPKPVPQPGSNKKRGRPKKPKDENESDYNNTSFSDSNTDGTPKKRGRPPKAKGDSPSASPTHNTLGNGILNSNNNNNNNNNNSNINNINNNNNNNSNNNNNSSNNNNNNNNSTNNNTNNNNNNTNNNTNNNNNNINNNNNNTNNNNNNANNQNTNNNNMGNNSNNNNNPNNNNHQNNNNNNTSNNSNTTTATTTAPGGNNLTNSLNNAGNLGNLGRVSGLHSSDPNNPNAQKSFPDSTNTMDFQPNFSFFH; this is translated from the exons atgAGCACACCCACTCTACCAAATCTTTCACAACTTCACGGAATTCAAAATCAGTCattgcaacaacaacaacaacaacaaccacaacaacaacaacaaccacaacaacaacaacaacaacaacaaccacagcAAACAATGCAACAACCAATCCAAAACTTGCATCAACAAGCTCCACAAATGCAACAACCACAATATAATTTACATACAACTCTTCCACCACCATTGATGAATCCAAATGGTTTAGGATTAATGGGTCATAATATGATGGGAGGTGGTAATAATGGAAACAATAgcggtaataataatggtcaACCACAAATGCATGGAACCAATTTAAATGGTTTAAGTTTAg caattcaaaatcaatcatcattaccacaaccaataaataataataataacaataacaataataatagcaatattaataataataataataatagtaacaacaacaataataataataatagtaatttggGTATTAATTCATCACCAACTCAATCATCAGCAAATTCAGCAGATAAGAGATCAAGAGGTCGTCCACGTAAAAACCCACCATCAGAACCAAAAGATACCAGTGGTCCAAAGAGAAAGAGAGGTAGACCACCAAAGATGGATGAAGAAGGTAATCCACAACCAAAACCAGTACCACAACCAGGAAGCAATAAAAAGAGAGGTAGACCCAAGAAACCAAAGGATGAGAATGAAtctgattataataatacatcATTTTCCGATAGTAACACAGATGGTACACCTAAAAAGAGAGGTAGACCACCAAAGGCAAAAGGTGATAGTCCATCTGCTTCTCCTACTCATAATACACTTGGTAATGGTATTTTAAAcagcaacaataataataataataataataataacagcaacatcaacaacatcaacaacaacaacaacaacaacagcaacaataacaataacagcagcaacaataacaacaacaacaacaacagcaccaacaataataccaacaacaataacaataataccaacaacaataccaataataataataataatattaataacaataataataacaccaacaacaataataacaatgccAATAACCAaaataccaacaacaataatatgggtaataattcaaataataataataatccaaataataataatcatcaaaataataataataataacaccagtaacaatagtaatacaacaacagcaaccacAACCGCACCTGGTGGCAACAATCTTacaaatagtttaaataatgcTGGTAATTTAGGTAATCTAGGAAGAGTCTCAGGACTTCACTCAAGCGAtccaaataatccaaatgcCCAAAAATCATTCCCAGATTCAACCAACACTATGGATTTCCAACCaaacttttcttttttccaTTAA
- the repG gene encoding flap structure specific endonuclease 1, which translates to MGIKKLTDLIEDNAPTSIKTNILKNYFGRIIAIDASTSLYQFLIAMNADVSSALTNQLGETTSHLQGMFYRTIKLISRGIKPIYVFDGSAPVLKSGELAKRQARRKEAKENLKEATEVGTNEEVQKFAKRVITVTRKQNEDCIKLLTLMGVPIVKAPCEAEAQCAEIVKKGKAWATGSEDMDSLTLGSTVLLRRLFFSEAKKMPILEFELQSVLEGLGLTQDEFIDLSILLGCDYCDSIKGIGPKRAIELIQKHKSLEEVIKHLDKSKYPLPEFFPYPEVRELFKNPNVIPADQLPPFQWKDPDVEGLNKFLVEEMGFSDVRVAQGIEKLKKFKNTSVQSRMDSFITVIKKPEDPNDKKKKVTKTPSKPSAKTSKKSSSTFKRK; encoded by the exons atgggaattaaaaaattaacagatttaattgaagataatgcaccaacttcaattaaaacaaatatattaaaaaactattttggTAGAATTATTGCAATTGATGCATCAACAAGTTTATATCAATTTCTTATTGCAATGAATGCTGATGTTTCTTCGGCATTAACAAATCAACTTGGTGAAACTACaag tcaTTTACAAGGTATGTTTTATCgtacaattaaattaatttcaagaGGTATTAAACCAATTTATGTATTTGATGGTAGTGCACCAGTATTAAAGAGTGGTGAATTAGCAAAAAGACAAGCAAGAAGAAAAGAAGCAAAAGAGAATTTAAAGGAAGCAACAGAGGTTGGTACCAATGAAGAGGTTCAGAAATTTGCAAAACGTGTTATTACAGTTACACGTAAACAAAATGAAGATTGTATAAAACTTTTAACATTAATGGGTGTACCAATTGTAAAGGCACCATGTGAGGCAGAAGCGCAATGTGCAGAGATTGTAAAGAAGGGTAAAGCATGGGCAACCGGGTCAGAGGATATGGATTCTTTGACATTAGGTTCAACAGTACTACTTAGACGTCTTTTCTTTTCAGAAGCAAAGAAAATGCCAATTCTAGAATTTGAATTACAATCAGTATTGGAGGGTTTAGGGTTAACTCAAGATGAGTTTATTGATCTTTCCATTCTTTTAGGTTGTGATTATTGTGATAGTATCAAAGGTATTGGTCCAAAGAGAGCAATTGAGTTAATTCAAAAACATAAATCATTGGAGGAGGTAATCAAACATTTAGATAAATCCAAATACCCATTACCAGAGTTTTTCCCATACCCAGAGGTGagagaattatttaaaaatccaaATGTTATTCCAGCTGATCAATTACCACCTTTTCAATGGAAAGATCCAGATGTTGAaggtttaaataaatttttagttGAAGAAATGGGTTTCTCTGATGTTAGAGTCGCTCAAggtattgaaaaattaaagaaatttaaaaatacaagtGTTCAATCTCGTATGGACTCTTTTATAActgtaattaaaaaaccagAAGAtccaaatgataaaaaaaagaaagttaCAAAAACTCCTTCAAAACCTTCTGCAAAAACTTCTAAAAAATCTTCATCaacttttaaaagaaaataa
- the echs1 gene encoding enoyl Coenzyme A hydratase, mitochondrial, which produces MLKQVIKTVSSSQAPKKYFFKQFCTSTTEKKGRVGLVTLNRPKSLNALSDGLISEINSAVKLFQEDKDVGSIIITGSEKAFAAGADIKEMEKVTLPDAYNNDLLAQWHDLTKIRKPIIAAVNGYALGGGCELAMMCDIIIAGEKAVFGQPEIKLGTIPGCGGTQRLIRAIGKSKAMELVLTGNNLTAVEAEKAGLVSKVVPVEELLTEATKMAEKIASYSQLTVAMAKEAVNASYELTLQEGIRFERRMFHSTFGTHDQKEGMNAFVEKRTPTWHNK; this is translated from the exons atgttAAAACAAGTTATTAAAACAGTATCAAGCTCACAAGCACCAAAgaaatatttctttaaacAGTTTTGTACATCAACAA CAGAAAAGAAAGGTCGTGTTGGTCTTGTTACTTTAAATAGaccaaaatcattaaatgcACTTTCTGATGGTTTAATTTCAGAAATTAACAGTGCTGTTAAACTCTTCCAAGAAGATAAAGATGTTGGTTCAATCATTATCACTGGTAGTGAAAAAGCATTTGCTG CTGGTGCAGATATTAAAGAAATGGAAAAAGTTACATTACCAGATGCTTACAATAATGATCTTTTAGCACAATGGCATGACCTTACCAAGATTCGTAAACCAATTATTGCAGCTGTAAATGGTTATGCATTAGGTGGTGGTTGTGAATTAGCAATGATGTGCGATATTATTATCGCTGGTGAAAAAGCAGTATTTGGTCAACCAGAGATTAAATTAGGTACTATTCCAGGTTGTGGTGGTACACAACGTTTAATTAGAGCAATTGGTAAATCAAAAGCTATGGAATTAGTTTTAACaggtaataatttaactGCAGTTGAAGCTGAAAAAGCTGGTTTAGTTAGTAAAGTTGTTCCAGTTGAAGAACTTTTAACTGAAGCCACTAAAATGGCTGAAAAAATCGCTTCTTATTCTCAATTAACtg ttGCAATGGCAAAAGAAGCAGTAAATGCATCATATGAATTAACTCTTCAAGAAGGTATTAGATTCGAACGTAGAATGTTCCATTCTACTTTTGGTACT CATGACCAAAAAGAAGGTATGAACGCTTTTGTTGAAAAGAGAACTCCAACATGGCACaacaaataa